A genomic window from Silene latifolia isolate original U9 population chromosome Y, ASM4854445v1, whole genome shotgun sequence includes:
- the LOC141629235 gene encoding uncharacterized protein LOC141629235, with translation MNYVSTVSYEVLLNGSPLEVFKPTYGLRQGDPLSPYLFILCMEVLSGKVIQAQNAGALRGIRLCPNVPPLTHLFFADDVVFFLQDSNKSIYSLKSILDAYCRASGQRINDNKFGVLFSPSTKLNQARECLQVLNIRHNAGIGKYLGLPTKFNGSKREIFAGLIEMVSKRVSSWNGIFLSPAGRLTLISSVLSNIYNYFLSVFKLPVKDLRLIDGSWDTGFLRFLFTPELVNKILAIPCCLSQVRDKVFWKHTSDGLYSVKSGYGIAFEEYMKIHGTTTDRDRINEAGVSFYKKILWNLPWPSSWKVFLWRLLTNSLPMGAEFMRRNIQVDSSCKLCVDCEGLAETSAHLFRDCRIACRVWACSDLGIRTLGSAHINIGDWVINWIIYLRKTEDAEIKVIKFLATLWCLWLVRNRILFQGEHFHPQMFFWFVVMLGGDGVEGA, from the exons ATGAATTATGTTTCGACGGTTTCCTATGAGGTTCTCCTCAATGGTTCCCCTCTGGAAGTGTTTAAGCCAACGTATGGCCTTCGGCAGGGTGACCCTTTATCCCCCTATCTTTTTATTCTGTGCATGGAGGTGTTGTCTGGGAAAGTGATTCAGGCACAGAATGCGGGGGCTCTTCGCGGAATAAGGCTATGCCCTAATGTCCCTCCTTTGACACATTTGTTCTTTGCGGATGATGTTGTCTTCTTCCTGCAAGATTCCAACAAGTCAATTTACAGCTTGAAGAGCATCTTAGATGCCTATTGTCGAGCGTCAGGGCAGCGCATTAATGATAATAAGTTTGGAGTCTTATTTAGTCCAAGTACAAAGTTGAACCAGGCCAGGGAATGTTTGCAGGTGCTAAATATTCGACATAACGCGGGAATTGGGAAATATCTGGGCCTTCCCACTAAGTTTAACGGTTCGAAGCGTGAGATCTTTGCAGGGCTTATTGAGATGGTTTCGAAGAGAGTGTCCTCTTGGAATGGGATTTTTCTATCACCTGCGGGTAGGCTAACCTTGATTTCGTCCGTCCTAtcaaatatttataattactttctatcggttttCAAATTACCG GTGAAGGATCTAAGGTTGATTGATGGGTCATGGGATACGGGCTTCCTTCGCTTTTTGTTTACGCCGGAGTTGGTGAATAAGATCTTGGCCATTCCTTGTTGTTTGTCACAGGTGCGCGACAAGGTGTTTTGGAAACACACTAGTGACGGTCTTTATTCTGTTAAAAGTGGGTATGGTATTGCTTTTGAGGAGTATATGAAGATTCATGGTACCACTACGGATAGAGATCGGATTAATGAGGCAGGGGTGTCCTTCTACAAGAAAATTCTCTGGAATTTACCGTGGCCGAGTTCTTGGAAGGTCTTCTTGTGGAGACTTTTGACCAACTCACTGCCGATGGGAGCTGAGTTTATGAGGAGAAATATTCAGGTGGATTCCTCCTGTAAGTTGTGTGTGGATTGTGAGGGGCTTGCCGAGACAAGTGCTCATCTGTTTCGAGATTGCCGAATCGCTTGTCGGGTCTGGGCTTGTTCCGACCTCGGAATTAGGACACTTGGCAGTGCCCACATCAATATTGGGGACTGGGTCATTAACTGGATAATCTATTTAAGAAAAACAGAGGATGCGGAGATTAAGGTCATTAAGTTCCTGGCCACCCTATGGTGCTTATGGCTGGTGCGGAACCGAATTCTGTTTCAGGGGGAACATTTTCATCCTCAAATGTTTTTTTGGTTTGTGGTCATGCTCGGTGGAGACGGCGTTGAGGGCGCTTGA
- the LOC141629236 gene encoding uncharacterized protein LOC141629236: METKCNASSISPLFRSFGFDMSVGMDALGASGGLWVGWRRGEKISHVYSCMNFVILRIAKYNGILWYLVLFYGAPKTAMRSSVLHELEGCIASFEYPFLIIGDFNQVEYSCDKWGANSSSLNGVAVFNEWRVRNELVGIPFKGPCFTWCNNRKGLNRVYERLDKALASKDWFAVFPNTSLMHFPIQISDHAPIELDLNLVHNVNRKPYKLDSWALENEDCLMEIRKAWAVNVVGSPAFRTVRKLALVRQRV, from the coding sequence ATGGAGACTAAATGTAATGCTAGTTCTATTAGCCCTTTGTTTCGTTCTTTTGGTTTTGATATGTCTGTTGGAATGGACGCATTAGGCGCTTCTGGAGGATTATGGGTGGGATGGCGTAGGGGAGAAAAAATAAGCCATGTCTACTCTTGTATGAATTTTGTTATCCTTCGTATTGCGAAATATAATGGGATTTTATGGTACTTGGTTCTTTTTTATGGGGCGCCAAAAACAGCTATGCGATCTTCGGTGTTACATGAGTTGGAGGGTTGCATTGCTTCTTTCGAATACCCTTTTTTGATAATTGGCGATTTTAACCAAGTAGAATATTCATGTGATAAATGGGGTGCTAATTCTTCTTCACTCAATGGTGTCGCGGTTTTTAACGAATGGAGGGTGAGAAATGAGCTTGTTGGCATACCTTTTAAAGGACCGTGTTTCACGTGGTGCAATAATAGAAAGGGTCTCAATCGGGTGTATGAACGACTTGATAAGGCCTTAGCTTCTAAGGACTGGTTTGCGGTTTTTCCTAATACTAGTCTGATGCATTTTCCAATCCAGATTTCGGATCATGCGCCAATTGAGTTGGATCTCAACCTTGTACATAATGTTAATAGGAAACCGTATAAACTAGATTCTTGGGCTCTTGAAAATGAGGATTGCCTCATGGAAATTAGGAAGGCTTGGGCGGTTAACGTTGTGGGTTCCCCGGCTTTCAGAACAGTTAGAAAACTGGCCCTGGTAAGGCAGAGGGTTTAA